The following are from one region of the Gloeomargarita lithophora Alchichica-D10 genome:
- a CDS encoding AAA family ATPase, with protein sequence MEIQRVILNNVGLFENLEISLAPTEHNPSNITVFVGNNGAGKTSILKALATSLSWFTARLRTEKGSGNPIPEEAILNTANAASIEIEICDSFNAAGNSNQNESERYFKWSLAKSRKGRKAQHTSNLNECTHLANLYRDALTRDDKTSLPLIAFYPVERVVLDIPLKIRTKHTFLQLDGYDNSLIQGVDFHRFFEWFREREDAENESGIPDYVLSQLKPILEANQDAWQQLNELNASARDRQLTAVRTAIHRFMPHMDNLRVRRKPRLHMAIDKNGETLNVAQLSQGEKSLMALVGDVARRLAMLNPALENPLAGDGIVLIDEVDLHLHPSWQRSLCNRLSETFPNCQFVLTTHSPLVISDCKNVLVYTLTDGKFRQLPSQYGQDANTVLLDVMDTSIRNEGINAELNDLLDAIQDSKLAEAQQLLSKLTEELPANHLELVKAELLLRKQKLRHANH encoded by the coding sequence ATGGAAATTCAACGGGTCATCCTAAACAATGTTGGGCTATTCGAGAACCTAGAAATTTCCTTAGCGCCCACTGAGCATAACCCCAGCAATATTACTGTCTTTGTTGGTAATAATGGGGCTGGTAAAACCTCTATTCTAAAAGCCTTAGCAACCTCTCTTAGTTGGTTTACGGCTCGTCTACGGACAGAAAAAGGTAGTGGTAATCCTATTCCCGAAGAAGCCATACTTAATACTGCTAACGCTGCAAGCATTGAAATAGAAATCTGTGATTCCTTCAACGCAGCCGGCAATTCCAATCAAAACGAGAGCGAGCGATATTTCAAATGGAGCTTAGCAAAGAGCAGAAAGGGGCGTAAAGCCCAACATACAAGCAACCTCAATGAATGCACTCACTTAGCAAACCTTTATCGGGATGCTCTTACCCGCGATGACAAAACTAGCCTTCCCCTAATTGCGTTTTACCCTGTTGAGCGCGTTGTACTTGATATTCCATTAAAGATTAGGACTAAGCATACCTTTCTGCAATTAGACGGTTATGATAATTCCTTAATTCAAGGTGTTGACTTTCATCGCTTTTTCGAATGGTTTCGGGAACGGGAAGACGCTGAAAATGAATCAGGAATTCCTGATTATGTTCTAAGTCAATTAAAACCAATACTTGAAGCCAATCAAGATGCATGGCAACAGTTAAATGAACTCAATGCTTCAGCTAGAGATCGTCAACTAACCGCAGTTCGCACTGCCATTCATCGATTTATGCCTCATATGGATAACCTTAGAGTTCGTCGTAAACCTCGCCTCCATATGGCTATTGATAAAAACGGTGAAACCCTGAACGTAGCCCAACTTTCACAAGGCGAAAAATCTCTCATGGCTCTTGTCGGTGATGTTGCCCGTCGTCTAGCTATGTTAAATCCTGCCCTAGAGAATCCTTTGGCAGGTGACGGGATCGTCTTGATTGATGAAGTTGACTTACATCTACATCCCTCTTGGCAACGGAGTTTATGCAATCGCCTAAGCGAAACTTTCCCAAATTGTCAGTTTGTGCTGACTACCCATTCACCACTAGTAATCAGTGACTGTAAAAATGTTTTAGTTTATACATTAACCGATGGTAAGTTTCGACAATTGCCCTCTCAGTATGGGCAAGATGCTAATACCGTCTTACTAGATGTCATGGATACCAGCATCCGTAATGAGGGAATCAATGCTGAACTGAACGATCTGCTAGATGCCATACAAGATTCAAAACTAGCCGAGGCTCAGCAGCTACTTTCAAAATTAACTGAAGAACTACCTGCTAATCATCTCGAATTAGTCAAAGCCGAACTACTTCTCCGTAAACAGAAATTGCGTCATGCGAACCATTAG
- a CDS encoding peroxiredoxin, whose protein sequence is MEKLTELPKDLPVPVDDGACNHLLERSLPSIALFSTQGRWVNLSEIAGYVVVYCYPMTGQPGIPLPNGWDEIPGARGCTPQSCAFRDHHQELGELGAQVFGLSTQSTEYQKEAIDRLHLPFELLSDFDLSFADTLKLPTFEIGGQRLIKRVTLITKVEKIVKVFYPVFPPDSNANEAIGWLQKSAV, encoded by the coding sequence ATGGAAAAGCTGACAGAGTTGCCGAAAGATTTACCCGTTCCAGTAGACGATGGCGCTTGCAATCACTTGCTAGAGAGGTCTTTGCCATCAATCGCTTTGTTTTCAACTCAAGGTAGATGGGTAAATTTATCAGAGATCGCAGGTTATGTTGTCGTTTATTGCTACCCAATGACAGGTCAGCCTGGTATTCCGCTACCTAATGGTTGGGACGAGATTCCTGGGGCGAGGGGATGTACTCCACAATCTTGCGCCTTTCGAGATCATCACCAAGAGCTAGGCGAGTTGGGAGCGCAAGTGTTTGGACTTAGCACGCAAAGTACCGAATATCAAAAAGAGGCAATAGACCGGCTTCATTTACCGTTTGAGCTTTTGAGCGATTTTGATTTAAGTTTTGCTGATACATTAAAATTGCCAACTTTTGAGATAGGAGGGCAGCGGCTTATTAAACGAGTGACGCTAATTACAAAGGTAGAGAAAATTGTTAAAGTCTTCTACCCAGTCTTTCCTCCTGATAGCAATGCTAATGAAGCTATTGGCTGGTTGCAGAAAAGCGCCGTATAA
- a CDS encoding DUF4258 domain-containing protein, translating into MVATTEVEVVITTGEVIEDYPEDARGHSCLILGFGQDDRAIHVVCAPKDEYLAIITAYLPNPDQWTSDFRRRR; encoded by the coding sequence ATGGTCGCAACGACTGAGGTTGAAGTGGTAATCACAACAGGTGAGGTGATCGAGGATTACCCAGAAGACGCAAGAGGGCACAGTTGCCTTATATTGGGATTTGGGCAAGACGACCGAGCGATCCATGTGGTCTGTGCGCCGAAAGACGAATATTTAGCTATCATTACAGCATATTTACCTAATCCTGACCAATGGACATCAGATTTTAGAAGGAGACGTTAA
- a CDS encoding YgiT-type zinc finger protein, whose product MRRGTAPFSIDRNGYRVSWGNIPAWVCDQCGEVLFEAREVDLIQEALVSLDRETATLVSQSPR is encoded by the coding sequence ATGCGACGTGGAACCGCCCCATTTTCCATTGACCGAAATGGCTACCGTGTGTCGTGGGGTAACATTCCGGCGTGGGTTTGCGATCAGTGCGGCGAAGTTCTGTTTGAAGCACGCGAGGTTGATTTGATCCAGGAAGCATTGGTCAGTTTAGATCGAGAGACAGCTACGTTAGTCAGCCAGTCGCCGCGATAG